DNA from Acuticoccus sediminis:
CGGGAAGGCGGCGGAGAACGCCTCGCCGATCAGGCCGGCGGCCCGCTGGATGCCGATGTCGCCGATGATCTCGCCGGCTTTGCGGTCGGTGATGTCGGGGTGGTGACGCGACAGGCCGATCCGGAAAATGGAGCGGATCATCTTCATGCGCGGCGCCTGCAGCGTGTCCTGCAGCTCCGACACGCTCATGTCGAACTCGTCCTCGATCTCGCAGATCGCGTTGAAGTCGAACACCATGATGACGTGGGAGCCGAGCGCTGAGAACGTCAGCTCGCCGGTGAGACGGCTCGCCATCAGGCGCCCGCCACGCCGAGGACGGACGACGTCACCTTGAAGGTCACCGTCGCCGTCATCTTATCGTCGACCGGGGCTTCCGGCTCGTAGCCGGTGAGGATGCCGTCGAACTGCCACTTGAACCCGCCGGGGAAGGTGATCTGCAGCTTCTGCACACCGCTGAGGCCGCGGATGATGCCATCGGCCGTGGTCGCGCCGGGGATGAAGTTCATCTCCAGCGAGCATTCGCCGGGGTCCTTCAGTCCCTCGATGAACTCGCGGGTTTTGTCCGGCGACAGCATGTGCGTCGCGTCGATGATGTCGACCGAGGACCCCGGCGGCGTCACGGACGTCACCTCGGCCAGCGTGTCGTAGGAGGTGCCGCCGTCGTCGGAAATGCCGAACAGCGTGCCGTAGCCAATCGCGGCATTCGTCGTCATGCCTAAGCTCCGTGGTGCCAGATGATGAAGTCGACGCGGGTGCGGTAGTACCGCTCGGGTTGCCCGCTCTGTGAGTTGCTGCCGGCGTCGAGGCTGTCGTCCTCGCCGTCGACGAAGACGCCGCCGAAGGCGACGCCGGCGATCTCGCCACTGAGGCCCGACAGCGCCCGGATGGCGCCCCGCGCCGCGGTCTTGGCGTCGGCATAGCGCCTGCCCCACGCGTCGAGCTGGACGCGAGAGGTGATCAGGCCATCGGGACCGGACATCGCGTAGCCGCGCCGGCCGCTGATGGTCTGCACGACGATCGCCGGCAGCGTAACGCCCTGCGGCCGGGTGACCGGCGTGACGCGGTCGCCGACCGACGCCCGCACGCCGGGATCGGCGAGCAGGATCCTGACGAGGACCTCTTCCATGGATGGTCCCTACCCGGCCCCGCCGGCCCGGGCCCGCTTGCGCGCCAGGCGTTGCGCCGACTTCTGGATCTCCATCCAGAGGTCGTCCTTGATGCCGCCAAGCATCTGCATCTTGCCGGCGTCCCATGCGGGTCGGGCAAACGGCTGCGCCGGCTCCTTGAAGGTGCCGAACTCCTGGGTGACCGACTGCGGGTTCGTGCCGGCGCCGATGAACCATTCGACGGCGGTGGACGAGCCCCATTTGCGGTGCATGGCCTTCTGTCGTCTGGACAGGCGTCCGATCGGTCCATGATCGACGGACCGCCCCAGGGCGCCAGTCCGCACCGGCGCAAGCGAGGCCATGTTGATCGCGATCGGCTCGGCGCGCTTCTTGAGGACACGCCGCAGCACGTTCTTGCCGGTCGCCTTGGGCAGCTCGCCGAGCGCCTTCTCGAGTTCGCGCAGCCCCTCGATCCTGACCTTGAGCGCCATCACTCCGCCCTCGCGGTCGCATCGATCTCGGTGACCACCCGCCGGCCGATCTCGCGCACGTCGACGATGTTCCAGACCCTGCCCTCGTAGATGAGGCGGTCCTTCACGGTGACGTCGGGCCGATACCGGATCTGGAAGGACATCACCGCCGACCCATTCACCTCCGCGGCGGTGAAGCGCTCGGCGCCGCGGTTCGGCCGTGCCTGTGCCCAGACCGTTGCAACCGGATCCCACCGCAGCAGGTCCGCACCGAACTCGTCCTTGCCGATGACGGTCGCGCGTTCGAGCGTCACGCGGCGGTCCAGCTTGCCGGCACGCATCAGATGAGGATGCCGCGGATGGGTGCGAGCAGTGCATGCACGTTGAAGCTCGACGGGATCGACGCGACGGACACTCCGATCGCGGTCCCCTCCCGGTTCTCGTACCAGGCCCCGATCAGCAGAAGCATGGCCTGGCGGAGGGGTGCAGGAACGTCGCCCGGCGCATCGCCGTAGCCGGCGGTGTACCGGACGAAGACGCGTTGATCGGCCTCGGTGCGAGGGACGCTCGTTCCCCGGAGAGGCACCAGGCACCCGTGGTTGGTGTCGACGCGATAGCCGGACAGGTCGACTGACGATGCGACGGTTCCGTCCGCGTCCACGACGACGAGCGACACGACGTTCTGGAGTGGCCCCACCTGCAGAGCGAGCGGTCCGCCACGCCAGGCGGTGACGTCCTCCTCCCAGGTCTGCGTGATGATCGCCTTGCCGAGGATCCCGTGGTGACCGTCCAGATACTCCGTCGCGGTCCGGACGAGATGCTCGATCAGTTCGTCCTCGTCGTCGTGGTCGACGCGCAGATGCGCCTTCGCTTCGGCGAGCGTGACGGGAGCGTCCGCCGGTGCGGCGACGCGATAGGGCCGCCCCATGGGACTTACCCCTTCCGCTTGCCCGAGGCGGCGGTGCCGTAGGGCGTCAGGTCGACACCCGGCGGCAGCGAGCGCGCATGCTTCGCCGCCTTCTCCGCGAGAATGGCGGCTTTCCGCTCGGCGGCGGCGGTTGCCGCAGCCTCGGCCTCGGGCTGCTCGGCCGGCGTGTCCTTGGTCTGAACCATGGATCCTGTCCTTTGTCAGAGGGAGGGCGCGCCGGGGCTGGCCCGGCGCACTGGTCGCGTTGACCGGCTTACGCGGCGGCCATCTTGAAAAGCCGCAGCACTTCGGGATTGAGCAGGCCGCCGCCGACGCGCTTCGTGGTGTAGAAGTGGACGTACGGCTTGTTGGTGAACGGGTCGCGCAGGACCCGCACGCCCACCCGGTCGACGATCAGGTAGCCGCGGCGGAAGTCGCCGAAGGCGATCGGGATCGCCCCGGCCGCGATGCTCGGCATCGCCGGCATCTCGGTGATCGGGTACATCAGCAGCGTCGCCGGTTCGCCGGCCTGGTAGGACGGCTGCCACAGGTAACGGCCGTCGCTGTCCTTCAGTTTGCGGACCTCCGCCTGGGTCGTCCGGTTCATGATGAACCGCGCGCCGGTTGAGAACTCCGTCGGCAGGTCGTAGACGAGGTCGATCAGCTCGTCCGGATCGATCGCGGTCGTGGCGGCCGCGTCCACCTGCGGGATCGCGCCCCACGGATGCGCCGCGGCGTTCGCCGCTCCGGCCGCGTAGGTCAGGAGCCCGTTCGGCTTGTTCGTGCCGTTGCCGGAGACGAAGGCGATGCCTTCCTGGTAGGCGAACTCGAGCTCGACCTCGCCGGACAGCCACGCCTCCAGATTCACCGCCGCGTCGTCGAGCATCTGCTGCGTCGCCGCCGGGTTCGCGTAGATCTCGCCGGTGGTGTAGGTCAGCGAGCCGAACGTCGGGGTCCCGGTCTGCGGCCGGGCCGCATTCTCGCCGACCCAGCCGGACGTCGTGCCGCGGGCGTTGAAGAGCTTGGTGAAGCCCGCCGTCGAGATCTGCTGGACCGCCGCGATCGAGCGCATCGGCGAGACCTGGACGAGCTGGTCGGTGATCGTCCGGTCCCACTCCACCGGCGCGAGGTAGCCGCCCTCGTCGGCCGCGCCCTTGTTGAGCGCCGCCTTCACGTCGCCCTTGCGGAAGTGCGCCCGGAACGCGTCGGTGTACTCGGCGTCCTTCACCTTGTCGTCGGAGCCGCCGGCCCCGCCGAGCTTGAGGGCGGCGATATCGCTCACCGCCGTATCGAGCGCGGACTGCAGCTTGCCGACGTCGGCGTTGATCCGGTCGACCTTCTCCACCCGCACGACGTCGTCGAGCCCCTTGCGCAGATCCCCGATCTGCGCGGCGTGCTCGTCCCTGAAGGCCGCGAAGGCCGTCTGCAGCTCCGCGAAGATCGCCCGGGGGTCGCCGCCCGCGTCCGCGCGCACGGCCACGATGCCGCGCATGTCCCGCGGCGCCTGGTGCATCGTCATGTTGGATTACCCTTTGAGTGTGTCGAGTAGGGATCGCGCTCCGGCGATCCACGATGCGTCGGCGTTGCGCGCGACGTCGGCGGCGGCCTTGCGCTCACCGCCATGGATCTCGCGCAGAAGCCTTTCGCGTTCCGCACGAGGAAAACCCTGCCGGGCGAGGGCCTGGCTGACGCGCTTCATCGCGCTCGCCGGGCCGCCCTCGTCCTTCGTCTCGAGATCGGCCTCGAGCAGCGCGTCGGCGAGACCGACCTCCACCGCCCGCTCGCCGTTGAACCAGGTCTCGGCGTCCATCCAGCCGGCGGCCTCGGACCGCTCCACGCTCGCTTTCGCCGCGTAGACCGCCGCCATGGCGTCGTCGAACGGCTCGATCGTCGCGGCCGCCGAGCGCAAATCGTGCCGGTTGCCGACGGCGACGACCCAGGCGTTGTGGACCATCAGGAACCCGGCGCGGCCGATCGCCAGCTCGTCGCCCGCCATCGCGATCACCGAGGCTGCGGACGCCGCCAGACCGAGAACGCGCACCCGGACCGGTCGGCTGTCCTGGCGCAGCATGTTGTAGATCGCGACGCCCTCGAAGAAGTCGCCGCCCGGCGAGTTGATGTCGACGGTCACCGTGTCGGCCTTGATGGACCGGAGGGCCGCGCCGACCCGCTTCGCCGTCACACCGCCGCCGCTCCAGTAGTCCTCGCCGATCATGTCGAGGATGCTGATGACGTTGTTGTCGGCATCGGCGGCCCGCACGTTCGATTGCCAGCGGTCCGCGACCTGCGGGCGCGAGAGCGGGTCGAAGGCCTGCACGCTCGCGGGCCGCGCGACCTCAATCGCCGGCGTCTGACGTACCGTCATCGTCGTCCTCGCTGGTTGGGGCCGGAGCGGCGCCGGGCGCCGCCGGCAGGTCGTCGCGCGGACCGAGCTCCATCAGCTCGCGCACCTCGTCCTGGTGCATCCAGGGAGCATGGCCGCCGGAGCCGAGCGCCTTGGCGAAGAACTCGCCCTGGTCCTTGAGATTGCCGCGCTCCAGGGCGCCGGCGTTGAACTTCGCGTAGAAGAGATCCTGCTCGGGCGGCGTCAGGAGCCGGAGCGAGATGGCCTGCTCCCACGCGGCGAACCACGGCGCCAGGCAGTTGCGCACGAACGCCTGGCCGAGCACCTCGATGCCGGTCCCCCACGACGTGTCGTCGACCATCAGGAACGGCCGCGGAACGCCGAAGGCGCGGGCGATCTCCTCGATCTGGTGGCGCCGGGTCTCCAGGTGCTGGTTGTCCTTCGCGCTCGGCGTCAGCGTCTTGGCGTCCATCCCCTCCTCGAGGAGAAGCCACTTGCCGGCATTCTCCGCGCTGGAGTAGCGCTCCTCGATGCTGGCTTTCAGCCGAGCCAGCGCTTCGGGG
Protein-coding regions in this window:
- a CDS encoding DUF3168 domain-containing protein, translating into MEEVLVRILLADPGVRASVGDRVTPVTRPQGVTLPAIVVQTISGRRGYAMSGPDGLITSRVQLDAWGRRYADAKTAARGAIRALSGLSGEIAGVAFGGVFVDGEDDSLDAGSNSQSGQPERYYRTRVDFIIWHHGA
- a CDS encoding head-tail connector protein → MGRPYRVAAPADAPVTLAEAKAHLRVDHDDEDELIEHLVRTATEYLDGHHGILGKAIITQTWEEDVTAWRGGPLALQVGPLQNVVSLVVVDADGTVASSVDLSGYRVDTNHGCLVPLRGTSVPRTEADQRVFVRYTAGYGDAPGDVPAPLRQAMLLLIGAWYENREGTAIGVSVASIPSSFNVHALLAPIRGILI
- a CDS encoding phage tail tube protein — translated: MTTNAAIGYGTLFGISDDGGTSYDTLAEVTSVTPPGSSVDIIDATHMLSPDKTREFIEGLKDPGECSLEMNFIPGATTADGIIRGLSGVQKLQITFPGGFKWQFDGILTGYEPEAPVDDKMTATVTFKVTSSVLGVAGA
- a CDS encoding head maturation protease, ClpP-related, whose protein sequence is MTVRQTPAIEVARPASVQAFDPLSRPQVADRWQSNVRAADADNNVISILDMIGEDYWSGGGVTAKRVGAALRSIKADTVTVDINSPGGDFFEGVAIYNMLRQDSRPVRVRVLGLAASAASVIAMAGDELAIGRAGFLMVHNAWVVAVGNRHDLRSAAATIEPFDDAMAAVYAAKASVERSEAAGWMDAETWFNGERAVEVGLADALLEADLETKDEGGPASAMKRVSQALARQGFPRAERERLLREIHGGERKAAADVARNADASWIAGARSLLDTLKG
- a CDS encoding phage head closure protein, which translates into the protein MRAGKLDRRVTLERATVIGKDEFGADLLRWDPVATVWAQARPNRGAERFTAAEVNGSAVMSFQIRYRPDVTVKDRLIYEGRVWNIVDVREIGRRVVTEIDATARAE
- a CDS encoding phage major capsid protein, producing MTMHQAPRDMRGIVAVRADAGGDPRAIFAELQTAFAAFRDEHAAQIGDLRKGLDDVVRVEKVDRINADVGKLQSALDTAVSDIAALKLGGAGGSDDKVKDAEYTDAFRAHFRKGDVKAALNKGAADEGGYLAPVEWDRTITDQLVQVSPMRSIAAVQQISTAGFTKLFNARGTTSGWVGENAARPQTGTPTFGSLTYTTGEIYANPAATQQMLDDAAVNLEAWLSGEVELEFAYQEGIAFVSGNGTNKPNGLLTYAAGAANAAAHPWGAIPQVDAAATTAIDPDELIDLVYDLPTEFSTGARFIMNRTTQAEVRKLKDSDGRYLWQPSYQAGEPATLLMYPITEMPAMPSIAAGAIPIAFGDFRRGYLIVDRVGVRVLRDPFTNKPYVHFYTTKRVGGGLLNPEVLRLFKMAAA
- a CDS encoding HK97-gp10 family putative phage morphogenesis protein → MALKVRIEGLRELEKALGELPKATGKNVLRRVLKKRAEPIAINMASLAPVRTGALGRSVDHGPIGRLSRRQKAMHRKWGSSTAVEWFIGAGTNPQSVTQEFGTFKEPAQPFARPAWDAGKMQMLGGIKDDLWMEIQKSAQRLARKRARAGGAG